A single genomic interval of Mangifera indica cultivar Alphonso chromosome 5, CATAS_Mindica_2.1, whole genome shotgun sequence harbors:
- the LOC123217403 gene encoding GEM-like protein 4 — translation MKSPIYKRVMGIPVNSTAAAYFVSSSSIKSLSESAPRYRIHDSSANGSPAYKQRKVDSVLQTMNKLGKKAGKFAHGVREHVRLAPKITETVKGKLSLGAKILQVGGVEKIFNQLFNVCEGEKLLKASQCYLSTTAGPIAGLLFISTTKVAFCSERSLKFRSKNGEIVRVHYKVLIPLEKIKRVNQSANMKKPSQKYVEICTVDHFDFWFMGFLNYEKSFKSLQQAISNSVVDDLQINY, via the exons ATGAAAAGCCCAATTTACAAACGAGTTATGGGGATTCCTGTTAACTCAACTGCTGCTGCATACTTTGTCTCATCATCATCTATCAAATCCTTATCTGAATCAGCTCCCCGATATCGTATTCATGATTCTTCGGCCAACGGGTCTCCAGCATATAAACAAA GAAAAGTAGATTCGGTTCTTCAGACAATGAATAAGCTGGGGAAGAAAGCTGGTAAATTTGCACACGGAGTCAGAGAACATG TGAGACTGGCGCCAAAGATTACTGAAACTGTGAAGGGAAAGTTGAGTTTGGGCGCAAAAATTCTACAAGTAGGTGGAGTGGAGAAGATATTCAATCAGCTGTTTAATGTTTGTGAGGGAGAGAAATTACTGAAGGCTTCTCAATGCTATTTGTCAACAACAGCAGGTCCGATAGCAGGCCTCCTCTTTATCTCCACAACCAAAGTTGCGTTTTGCAGTGAGAGATCACTGAAATTCCGTTCTAAGAATGGAGAAATCGTAAGAGTTCATTACAAG GTTTTGATCCCACTTGAGAAAATAAAGAGAGTAAATCAAAGTGCAAATATGAAGAAGCCATCGCAGAAGTACGTGGAAATATGCACTGTGGACCATTTTGACTTCTGGTTTATGGGTTTCTTAAATTATGAGAAATCTTTCAAGTCCCTTCAGCAGGCGATTTCCAATAGCGTGGTAGATGATTTACAAATCAACTATTAG
- the LOC123215998 gene encoding GEM-like protein 4: protein MKKTLAEQVMGISIASTACPFMSLPRRLLPEPESQDLVPSSANKRIVKLGKKANKFALGVREHVRLGPKITEIVKAKLSLGARILQVGGMSKEFKKLFSVGEGEKLLKTCQCYLSTTSGPIAGLLFISTHKVAFCSEKSIKFSSPNGEQARVYYKVVIPVNKINIVNQSENMKKPSQKYIEIVTVDNFDFWFMGFLNYQKALNQLQQAISQAQNKC, encoded by the exons ATGAAGAAAACTTTGGCAGAACAAGTTATGGGAATTTCAATCGCCTCAACAGCATGCCCTTTTATGAGCTTACCAAGGAGATTATTACCTGAACCTGAAAGCCAAGACCTTGTTCCATCTTCTGCAAATAAAAGGATAGTTAAGCTGGGGAAAAAGGCTAACAAATTTGCCCTTGGAGTTCGAGAgcatg TGAGATTGGGACCAAAGATAACTGAAATTGTGAAAGCAAAGTTGAGCTTGGGAGCGAGAATTCTTCAAGTAGGAGGAATGAGCAAGGAGTTCAAGAAGCTATTTAGTGTTGGAGaaggagaaaaattgttaaagacTTGCCAGTGTTATTTGTCAACAACATCTGGTCCTATAGCTGGTCTCCTATTTATATCCACTCACAAGGTTGCCTTCTGCAGcgaaaaatcaattaaattctctTCTCCAAATGGGGAACAAGCTAGAGTTTATTACAAG GTGGTGATACCAGTAAATAAGATAAACATAGTCAACCAAAGTGAAAACATGAAGAAGCCATCACAGAAGTATATAGAGATAGTAACAGtggataattttgatttctGGTTTATGGGTTTCTTAAATTATCAGAAAGCTTTGAACCAACTCCAGCAGGCAATTTCTCAAGCTCAAAACAAGTGCTAG